The Chloroflexota bacterium genome contains the following window.
GAACGAACCAACCAGAACGAACAGCATCTTCGAGAGAAGGTCAGGCGAGGAGACGCGTGCTCAAGATCAGGTTGCGCCGGACTGGCGCCCGCAAGAAGCCCAGCTATCGCATCGTGGTCGCCGAGTCCACGGCGCCGCGCGACGGCAAATACGTCGAGATCATCGGGATGTACGATCCGCTGACCGAGCCGGCGACCGTCAAGATCGATGGCGACCGCGCCAAGCACTGGATCAGCGTTGGCGCCCAGCCCACCGAGCGCGTCGTCAAGCTGATGGCCCGCGAGGGTCTGGTTGAAGCGCCGGTCTACGCCGCCAAGGCGACTGCCGACGCCGGCGATGCTGCCGACGGCGACGACAAGGCCGCTGAGGCCGACGCCGAGTAGTCTCGGTGTCGGCGCTCTCCCCGCCCCCGCGCGACGACGCGCTCGTGCCCACCGTGCCGCCCCAAGGCCACACTCCCGAGGCGAGCTTCCTCCATGCGTGAGCTAGTCGAGTACCTCACCAAGTCGCTCGTGTCCGACCCCGACGCCGTCCAGGTCGAGGAGGTCGATGCTGGCCGCATGACCGTCTACGAAGTGACCGTCGCCGAGGACGACGTGGGCAAGATCATCGGCCGTCAGGGCAAGGTGATCCGCTCGATTCGGTCCGTCGTCAAGGCAGCTGCCACGCGGGCCGGCACGCGCGTTGACGTCGACGTCGTCTGACGCTCGCTGACTGACACCCAGGATTCCGGCATGGCGGCCGACAGCGACCAGCTTACGCCAGCAGACGCGCCGCCAGCGTCGGAGACCGGTATCGCCGCCGCGGAGCCCGCGCCCGGCTTGCCGCCGTCCTCCGCCGACGAGGTCTTCCTGATCGTGGCGCGGGTCGTGCGGGCGCATGGCACCCAGGGTGAGCTGGCCTGCGAGATCATCACCGAGTTCCCGCAGCGCTTTCGTCGGACGCCACGTGTCTACCTGTCGGCCCCACGCGGCCCGGGCCGGATGGAGCCGCTCGCCGAGGTCGCCCCGAAGCCGTATGACGTCACGCAGGCGAGGCTGGCCCAGCACCGAGGCTTCCCGGAGGTCATCCTCAAGCTCGAAGGCCTGACCGACCGCGACGAGGCCGACGCGCTGCGCGGCTGGCTCGTCCAGGTGCCGGAGAGCGAATCGTGGCGCCTGCCGCGTGGCCGGTTCTACTGGCATCAGATCATCGGTCTGCGGGTGGTCACCGCCGAAGGTGAGCCGATCGGAACAGTCGCCGAGATCCTTGAGACCGGCGCGAACGACGTATACGTGGTCAAAGGCGCGACCGGCGGCGAGCGGTTGATTCCCGCCGTGAAGCAGCACGTACTGGAGATCGCGCCAGAGCGCGGCGAGATGGTGGTGTCGCTGATTCCCGGCATGTAGCGCAGCGGAGCCGGCCGGCATGGTGCCGCCCGGCCGTTCCCCGCGTCCGAGGGCGCTTCGGCGGAGAGGAGCCCGGCATGCCACGACCACGGACCTATCGCGTCGAGGCCATCGTGCTGCGACGCGTCGATTTTGGCGAGGCCGACCGCGTGCTGGTGCTGCTGACGCGCGAGCGCGGCAAGCTGCCCGTGGTCGCCAAGGGGATCAGGCGGCTCAGCAGCCGCTCGGCCGGCCACCTGGAGCTGTTCACGGACGTCGAGCTGCAGCTGGCGAAGGGCGCGAACCTGGACGTGGTCACCCAGGCCGAGACCCGCAACGCCTTCCGCCGCGTCCGCGAGGATCTGACGCGGACCTCCACGGCGTACCTGATCGCCGAGACCGCCGACGCGCTGACCGAAGAGGCCGTCGAGCAGCCGGAGCTGTTCGACCTGCTGGTGGCGACCTTCCACGCACTGGAGACCACTGACGATCCCCGGCTGCTGGCGGCGCACTACCAGTTGCGGCTGCTCGACGTGACCGGATTCCGTCCGGTGCTGATGACCTGCGTCGGGTGCGACCAGGAGCTACAGCCCGGCCAGAACGCGTTCAGCGCGATGGTCGGCGGGGCGCTTTGCCCGCGCTGCGGCCCATCCGAGCCAAGCAGCCGCCCGATCCACTCGGATGTGCTCAAGGTGCTGCGAAACCTTCAGCGGGCGGGCCTGCCCGGGAGCGTCCACTTCCGCGTCCCCGAGCAGACCATCCGGGAGGTCGAGCGGACGTTGCGCGATCTGCTGGAACGGCACACCGAGCGGCGGCTGCGGACCCCCGACCTGCTGGCGCGGCTGCGCGCGGACGCCCCGGCCGCCCTGCCATCGGCAGCACCACCGGAACCGGCCGAGGTTGCCGCGGGCAGCACACCGGAGTAGGGACGCGGGGCTGCCCGCGCCAGGACGATACAATCGCAGCGGAGGTGCGCCGGCATGGCCTTCACCATCGAGATCGACCCGATGCCGCGCTCTGCTGATCTCCGACTGCTGGAAGAGGGCCTGACCGGCCACGCCTTCGCGTCGGCCGGTATCGCGCCGTTCGAGCCGTTGGCCATCTTCCTCTACGACGAGGCCGGTCGGGTCGTCGGCGGGCTGTCTGGCCGGTTCTGGGATGGCGTGCTCGACATCTCGACGCTCTGGGTGCACGAAGATTTCCGGGGCGAGGGGTACGGCCGGCAGCTGATCGAGGCGGCAGAGGCCGAGGGCATCCGGCGCAACTGCGAGGTGGCCCACCTCCGCACCTTCGACTACCAGGCCCCGGGTTTCTACAAACGCGTCGGGTACCAGGAGTACCACGTCGAGCAAGGGTGGCCGCGCGGCCACAGCCGCCACTACTTCCGGAAGCGGCTGATTCCCTAGCGGATGTCGTCAACCCGCAGATCGCGCAGCGTGAACGGGATCTCCTCGCGGCTGGGCAGCACCGCGCCGTGCAGGAACGTGCGGCCATGCTGGAACGTCAGGCTGTCCACCCCGGCCAGGTCCACGACCCAGATCGAGCGGTAGCCGGTCGCCAGCACCTCAACGGTCGGCGCTTCCTGCACGATGGTCCGCACGATCTTCGGATCGAGCACGATGGCGTAGCGCGCGGCCGTCGGACGCGGCATGATGCGCCGCGCTCGGCCCTCCAGCGAGTAGTCCGTCAGGCCGCCGTACGATTCGTACAGCCAGCCGAAATGCCCGAAGCGGTCGTTGCCCAGCCCGTAGACGCGATAGCCAGTCAGGTAGTAGCCGGCGTGGCGGAAGCTGCCCCAGGGGCTGGCCTCCGCCAGCACGATGGCTTCCTGTGGCGTGAACCGATCCAGGAAGGCCGGAACCTCCTCCCAGAAGCGGTCATTGTCACGCACGTCGACCATCGAGGCGGCCACCGGATCGCCGAGGACAGCGTGAGCCGTCTGCGGGGCCAGCGCGACCGTCACCACGTTGCCAACCGTCAGCACCCCGACGATGACCGCTGTCGCGCCGGTCGGCGAGAGGCGCAGCCGGCGGGCCAGCCCGTGACCGGCGGCCTCGACGTACAGCGCCAGCAGCAGGCAGGCCGCCGGCAGGATCAGCAACAGGTAGCCGACCTGCCCGATGTGCCCCAGCACGAATGTCGCCAGGGCCGGGCCAGCCCACAGACAGAGCATCGTCCAGTGCAGCAGCGTCAGGCGGGGCCGGAGCGCACCGCGCCGCCAGACGGCCAGCAACGGCAGCAGGATGCCGAGGTTCAGGCCCACCAGCAGTCCGCCCGCGACCTGCCCCAGGTTGTTCGCCACCGCGCCAAGCCCGCCCGAGATCACCGAGGTCTTGCTGCCGACGAACCCGAGCAGCGAGAGGCCGTCCTTGAGGTACTCCAGCGGCCCGCCAGCCAGCCAGATCAGCGGGACGAACCACGCCAGACAGGTCAGCGCCAGCGTCGCGATGCCTCGGACGAGCGCCGGGCGGCCGGCCCGCCAGCCGACGTAGAGCCACAGCGGCAGCAGCAGCACCAGCGTGGACTGGCGCACCCCACCCGCCAACCCGAGGATCAGGGCAGCCAGCACGACCGGGCGAACGGCCGGCCGGACCAGCGCCCGCCAGCACAGCCACACGACCAGCAGGAGAAAGAACGTCTCGACGGCGTAGGTCAGCGCGACGATGCTGTAGTACCAGACCAGCGGTGAGATCGCGAAGAGCACGGCGGCCACCAGGGCGGTCCGCGCCCCGAACAGGTCGCGGCCAAGCACGTAGAGCATCGCCACCGCGAGGCTGCTGGCGAAGACACTCGTCAGCACGAACGCCATGTTCGCGTCGCCGGTCAGCCAGGTGAGCATCCGCCCCCACCCGATGTAGAGGATGTACCCCGGCGGATGCGGCTGGTGCCGCGCGATGTCAAACGAGCGCGTCGCCAGCGCGAACTGGACGGCATCCCAGTTGACGAGGGCGTTCGACACGAACGGCAGGCGGACCAGGAGTGACAGGAGGAACAGGGCGAACATCGGCCAGTGGCAGCGCTGCCGGAGCTGGCCCGGCACGTAGGGCGCGGCGCGCTGCGCGAGCCAGTTCGTGAGCGCAGCCCACCCGCGCAAGGCGACGCCGGCCGTCGCGTCCCGCGCCGTTCGTACGTCGGTGCGTTGCGGCCCCGGTTGAGACGCTCCTATCATGGCTGGGGCGCCACGCGCCGGAGGAACGCAATCCGTGAACAGGCAGACGTGGCACGCGCGGCAGGGGTGAGCGACGAGGCAGGGTCGGCCGGCAGCCCGGCGCCGCATGTCCCGCCGTCACCGGGCAGACGAGGGCTCGCACTCGTCCGCGCGCTGCGGCCAAAACAGTGGGCCAAGAACCTGCTGGTCTTTGCCGGGCTGGTCTTCACCTACAACCTGCTCAATCCTGGGATGCTCAGCCGGGTCGCCCTGGCGTTCGTGGTGTTCTGCGCACTGTCGAGCGCGGGCTACATCTGGAACGACTTGCGGGATGTCGCGGCGGACCGGCTGCACCCGCACAAGCGGCACCGGCCGATCGCGTCGGGGCAGGTGCCGCCGGCGCTGGCCGTGGCGTTGGGACTGGTGCTCGGCGTGGCCGGCCTGGGCCTCGCCGTGGCCCTCGGAACCTCGTTTGCGCTGGTCGCCTCGCTCTACATGTTGCTGACGGTCACCTACAGCATCTGGCTGAAGCACCTGGTGCTGATCGACGTATTCGGCATCTCAGCCGGATTCGTCCTTCGTGCCGTCGCGGGCGCCGTGGTCATCGGGGTGCCGGTCTCGCCGTGGCTCTACTTCTGCACCGTGCTGGCGTCATTGTTCCTGGCCCTCGGCAAGCGCCGCAACGAGCTGGAGCTGCTCGCGAGCGGAGCCGCTGGCCATCGAAAGAACCTCGAACAGTATAGCCTTGAACTTGTCGACCAATTGATCCTGATCGTGGCGTCCGTGACGATTATGGCCTACTCGCTGTACACGTTCTCGGCGGAGAACCTCCCGCGTGACCACTCGATGATGCTGACGATCCCGGTGGTGGTGTACGGCATCTTTCGCTACCTGTACCTCGTGCGCGTCAAGCGCCAGGGCGGCGCTCCGGAAGACCTGCTGCTGACCGACCCCGGCATCTTCGGCACGGCGGTGTGCTGGGTGGGGCTGAGCGTCATCATCCTGTACGTCCTGCCGCACTGAGGTGGCAGCAGCGCAGTGGCACGTTCCGGGCCACGGAACAGGATAGCCAGGCCGGGCGGCCGAGGTCCGAAGCACGACAATCGGCCCCAGGCGTCTCCGTCGAGCGCCAGGGACCGATACGGACCGAATCCTGGTTGAGACTCAGGAGCGCGCGACGGCCTCCTGCGCCGACGGCGTGGCCGGGGCGCGCGTCCCGAGGGCCAACCCCACGCCCACCACAGCCACCGCCAGCCCGCCCAGAACGATGAGCGGCGTCTGCAGCTGCAGGCCGAGCACACTGTCCAATGAGTAGGCGCCCGGACCGACAATCGCCAGGGTCAGCGCCACCACGAGCAAGACCAGCGGGTACTCGATGCCGCCCTGCTGCGCCCAGAACGCCGGCCAGTGAACGGTGATCGCCACGAGCATCGCCGCGACAACGGCCACCGCCCCGGCCGGACCGAACAGTCCCGCCACCAGCAGCAGGCCGCCCACGACCTCGCTCAGGCTGCCGACCAGCACCCAGAAGGGGGCCGGCCGAAGCCGAAGATGGCCGCCAAACATGGCGGTGGCGGCCGCCAGACCAGGACCGCCAAACCAGCCGAACAGCTTCTGCGCGCCATGCCCGAAGAGGATCAGCCCCACGGCAACCCGCAGAACCAGCAGACCGAGATCGACCGACACGAGAACCCTCCAGATGCGACCGCACCAGGTCGTTACATACCGATCAGTAGTAACTTACACTTCAGAAGTAATATTCCCGGTCCGGCGGTCCTTTTCGGTGCGTGTTCCCCCGGCCTTCGGATCGCCGTGTCGACCGCTGCGCCGCCAGACGGGATGTTGACTGCCGACACGCGGTAAGATCACGCCATGACTGCAACGGCGCACGATTCATCGCTCTGTCCCATCTACCACCACGCCATCGAGCTGATCGGTCGGCGCTGGACGGGTGCGATTCTCCAGGTTATGCGCGGCGGCGTGGCCCGCTTCAGCGACATCGCGGGGGCGATCCCCGGCCTCAGCGACCGCATGCTCTCCGAGCGGCTCAAGGAGCTTGAGGCAGAGGGGCTCATCGCGCGGTCCGTCTACGCCGAGACGCCCGTCCGCGTGGAGTATCGGCTGACGCCGGCGGGCGAGGCGCTGGGAACCGTGCTCGACTCGGTGCTGGCCTGGGCGCACGAATGGCTGCGGCCGCCGGCCCACGCCGACGGCTCTCCCACCGAAGCCGTGGCCGACCCGGCCCGGCTGCGCGGGCGCTGATCCGAGCCGTCCAGCGCGTCAGAGCGCCCCGCCTGCTTCGGCGAAGACGAATTCTCCCGAGCGCCATGGGGGCCGTGCTAGAATCGCGCGTCTGATGCAACGTTACACGCCGCGCGATATCGTCGTTCTGGTGGCGATTGCTGCCCTCTTCATCTGGTCGTACAGCCGCACGCGCGGTCAGACCTGGGAAGAGTTCGCCCTGTCGCTCGTGGCGCTCGTCGTGGCGGTCACGTTTCACGAGTGCGCTCACGCCACGGTGGCGCTGATGCTCGGCGATCCCACGGCGAAGCTGCTGGGCCGCGTCTCGCTGAATCCGATCCGACACCTCGATCTCTGGGGGTCGCTGACGTTTCTGTTCATCGGGTTTGGCTGGGGGAAGCCGGTCCCGGTCAACGGCCACAACATGCGCCGGGTCAGCCCGCTCGTCGGCTACGCGATCTCGGCGCTCGCGGGCCCGGCCTCGAACGTCTTGCTGGCGTTCATCGCCACGCTGCCCCTGCGGTTCGTCAGCGCCCAGAGCGCGTTCGTCGATCCCCTCGTCTTCGAGTTCCTTCAGGCTCTGCTCTTCGTGAACATCGGCCTGGCAGCCTTCAACTTCCTGCCGATTCCCCCGTTGGATGGCTTCAGTCTGGCTCGGCTCGTCCTCCCGCCCAAAGTGTCGGACTTTCTCAGCCAGTACGGGATGTTTATCCTTATTGCGCTGGTCTTCCTGCCGCAGTTTTTCGGCCGACAGTTTGATTTCCTGACGCTCGTGATGCGGCCACTCCAGTCAGTGATCTTCCAACTGGTAACGTTCGGCCTGCGGTGAGCGCGCTCGCCAGCAAGGCAACGAAGCCACACACGGCCGCCCGAACCATCGGGCAACGACTCGTGGAGGGAACGCGGTGGCGAAGATCGCCTTTCAACAGGTCACGATCATCGGGACCGGCCTGCTCGGGTCGTCGCTCGGGCTGGCCCTGAAGCGGCTCCAGCCGGCCCCGCGCGTCATCGGCTGCGACCTCGACGGCAGCGCCCGCCGCGAGGCGACCGGCAAACGTGCCGTGGACAAGGTCACCAGCAACGTCGTCGAGGCCGTCCGCGACTCCGACCTCGTCATCATCGCCACGCCGGTCCGGGCCATCGAGTTGGTTCTGCGAGACATCGCGCCGATGCTCCAGCCGGGCACGGTCGTGACCGACACCGGCTCGACCAAGCGCCAGATTCTGGAGTGGGCGGCGCAGTACCTGCCGGCCGGCGTCAGCTTCGTCGGCGGCCACCCGATGACGGGCCGGAACACGGCCGGTTCCGGCGGCCCGTCGGCGGACCTCTTCAACAACGCGGTCTACTGCGTGACCTCGCCGCCGTCCGCCGACTCAAAGGCCGTCGAGAACATCGTGAAGATGGTCGAGGCGATTGGCTCAACGCCGTACTTCGTGGAGGCCGACGAGCACGACGGTCTGGTCGCCAGCATCAGCCACCTGCCATATCTCGTCTCGACCACGATGATGCGGATCGCCGCGACAGATCGCGGCTGGCGCGAGGCGAAGACCATCGCGGCCGGCGGCTTCGCCACGGCCACCCACCTCTCTGACGCGGACCCGCGCATGTTCGCCGACATCTGCCTCACGAATCGCGAGCAGGTCTCACGGCAGATCGGCCGCATGATCGACGACCTTGCCGAGCTGCGCGAGATGGTCGAGCGCGGCGACGAGTCGATCTACGAGCGGTTCGTGGGCGCACGCCAGATGCACGACGAGTGGCTGGTGGGGCGTTCGGCCGACGAGCCGGCGCCGGCGTACAACACGGCGGACCTGAAGCCGTCCAGCCTGTTCTTCCCGTCCAAGCTGGGCGAGCTGCTGCGCCGAGGCGACAAAGACAAGAAGTAGCGCGGATCGAGGAGGCATGCCCGATGATGTGCGCCGCTGCATCTTCGCAAGCACGCAACACCCCATTGTCATCCTGAGCGCAGCGAAGGACCTCACCCGCTGACCGTCAACGCTCGCGCTACCTGCTGGCCGTCAACGCTCACGCTACCTGCTGGCCGTCAGTTTGCCCCTCACCCGCTGACCGTCAACGTTCGCGTCAGCGGGTGAGGTCCTTCGCTGCGCTCAGGATGACAAGGGCGACTTGCACGCTTTCACCAACATCCACGACCCACAACCCACGACCCACGACCCACGACCCACGACCCTCGGCCCACGACCCTCGGGTCAGTGCGCGCGCGGGCCGGGCCGGTTGCACGCTTCGGCGTAGACCAGCCGCACTCGCTTCTCGATCTCGCCCGGTCCGCGCCGATGCACCACCAGCCACGCGTTCAGCTCGGCGTCCAGATCGTCGCGCGGGTCGGGCTTGCCATTCGCCCCGTACATCGCCTGCCAGGCAATCGCCTGCTGCGTGAAGGCCCGCACTTCGAACTGGAAGCAGACCTCCGGCGTTCGCGGATCGACGCCGGCGAGATCGTCGTCCAGGTGCTTGGCCTCGTGGACGATCAGCGTGCCGAGCGCCTTCGGGTCGCTGCTCTGCCACTTCGTGTTGACGATGATCGAGCGGATCGCGCCGCCGCCGCCGCTGCCGATCCGCACGTACCGTGCGTGGACCAGATCCGGCAACGGCCCGAACGCCACGTCCGTGTTCGAGTCGAGGATCGTCTGGAGCGGCCCCGTCAACTTCGCCGTCTCCAGGGCGTCGATCGCGTCGGCGAGGCCGCCGCCCAGCCGAATCCGCGCCGAGTAGGCCGTCGACGGCGAGATGCTGGCCGAGACGCTCGACGCGCTGACGGCCGGCGTTGCCACGGCCGTCCGGGCTGGGGCTGCCTGCCGCGCGAACGCGGCGGTGAGGTCAGATCCGGGGAGCGCCGACGCCTGCCGGATGCCGTTCGGCCTGTCGGGCGCGTACTGGCGCAGGAACGGGCTGCCGGACGCCTGCGCGGCCAGATCGACCGGCAGGTTCTCGCCCGTGAGCAACGCCTTGAAGTAGTCGGCGAGCAGCAGTCCCTGCGTGCACCTACAACTGGCATCGTAGTGCATGATGCCGCGCTGGAAGCGCTGGTAGATGAAGTTGCCGTTGTTGGGATCCTGGGCCGGCAGCGAGGTCGGAACGCCCCAAATCTCCAGGTTGATCAGCGGGAGCAGGTTCGGGTCGCCGCCCTGCCGCCCGAACGCCGTCTCGGCGCTGACGGTGCCGGCGAAGGTGCTGAAGAAGCGGACCGGCTCGCCGTTGAACGTATCGGGCGCGTTGGCCCGGACGAACTCCAGCACTTCCCGCGCGTACCCAGGCTGCCCCGGGGCCGGCGCCAGCGCCGCCAGCCGCTCGTTCGGGGCGGGGAACGTCGAGCCATTGATGCGGGTGTACGGCAACAGCCCAGGATCGAGCAGGTTCAGCGGGCGGACCGAGCCGTCCGGCCAGACCTGCACGACGATCCGCTGGAAGAACTGGGTCGGGATGCCCTGGAACAGGATCAGCCGCGAGATCGGGAAGCCGAACGTCGGCACCTGCCCGCGCCGGTTGAAGTACTCGATGATGCGCGGCTCTTCGACGGCGAAACCCGTCTCCGGGAAGTAGAGCGGCGCGACGGTGCCTGTCTGACGGACATCCTCGCCCACGCCGAGCAGCGACCGCGGATCGGCCGGCCCAAAGGACGGAGCGCCGGCTGCCGCCTGCCCCGGCGTCAGCAGCAGGGCCAGGACGAGTGTGAGCGCCGCCAGGGCACGCCAGAGGCGGCTCCGGGGGCGCTCATCAGACCGGCGGTCAGCGGTGGGTCGAATCCTCACGCGAGCGCGGCGTCTCCAGTCGATTTACTTCTTCTTGACGACCTCAAACGATAGCTCAGACTTGTTGACTTTCCCACCCTCACGAGCGGTCCCGATCATGAAGCCCTCGCCCTCGTCGGCGTCGCTCGGGATCTCGACGGTGAACCGGCACTTGCCCGCGTTGTCGGCGTTCTTCGAATCTTCGGAGAACTCCTTGCCGCCCGGCAACCGGACCGTGAGGTCGCAGGTGACGTCCTTGCGGGTCTTGATATCGACACGCCGCTCCTCGCCGCGCTCGATCTTCGCCGAGCCGTCGATATCGACCTCGACCGGGATATCGGAGGAGATGTTCGGGTCGGCAGTCGGCTGGGGGGCGGCGGTGTTGGTCGGCTTGGCGCTCGCGCCAGCGCCAGATTGCGGTGGCTGTTGCTGCGGGTTGGCGGCCGGCTGGGCGTTGCTCGGCTTCGCGGCGGCCTGGGCCGAGCCCATCGGCGCGAGGCCGGCAAAGATCGGCTCGCCCTCTGGATAGGCGTTGATCTCGTCGTCAGAGATGACCACCGTCGCCACCCAGCGACGCTGGCCGCTCGCGATCAGGTACACCGCGCCATCCGAGCGCACCGCCACCTGACCATCGGCGCCCGACTGCTGCTGCTGAGCTGCCACGGGCGCGAGCGCGGTGCCGAGCAGCAGGCCAGCCGCCACAAGCCCCAGCGACCGAATCGGCAGTTTCATGGATCTTCCTTTCCTCCCTGGAGCACGAGGTTCGCGTGGCGGTCGCTCGAACCGCCTGCTCCCGCGCGACAAGCCTTGGCGACGCGCACGAGAGCTACCGGCGCCCTGGGGGAGGCCGGATTGTAAACCGCGCGCTCCTGGCAGGCCAAGATTCGCGGCATCACCAGCACGTCACGACGCGGCTGCCGTTCTCGCTCCACACCACGCGCCCGGCCGGATCCGCGTCAGATGTGCAGCCGGGCCACGTCTTCTGGATAGTTGAACGAATGACCGGGCCGGGGGTCACATCTTCGGCGGTCAAGGCGGCATCGTGGGGGGCGGCCGTATACTCCCCCGGACGCGGCCGCCGCCCGGCACGCCAGGACAGCCCGGGCCGCCAGACCGCCGCGAGGGGAGACCGCTCCGTGCTTCGGCGGCTGGCAGAGGCGAAGGTCGCGTTGAGCAAGCGGCTGTCGCGGCACCGGATCGACGCGTTCTTGCGCCGTGAGCTGCGTGATGTGCAGGGCGCCGTGCTGGACATCGGGGCCGGGCTGCGGCCCTTTGCCGACCTGATCCCCGGCCAGACCATCGCGCTCGACTACCGTGCCCGGCCGGACCTCGACCTGATCGCCGACGCCCACCACCTGCCGTTCGGCGATGCCACCGTGGACGCCATTGTCTGCACCGAGGTCTTCGAGCACCTGCTGGACCCGACCGCCGCCGCCCGCGAGCTGATCCGCGTGCTCAAGCCGGGCGGCCGGCTGGTGCTGACCACCCGCTTCTGCTTCCCCTTGCACGACCGGCCCGGCGACTACTGGCGCTTCACGTCGTACACCCTGGAGCGCCTCTTCAAACCACTGGATGCCATCGTCATTCCGCAGCACACGGCGTACCAGACGCTGCTGGTGCTGCTGGTGCGCCTCGTGATGGAGCCGACGCGCCTCAACCGCGTGGTCTCGCTGCCGGTCCTGGCCGTCTGCGCCCTGTTGTGGGGCCTCGATCCCCTGGCCGGCAAACTGCTCCCCAGCGATGCGCTGACGAGCGGCTACCTGGTGGCTGGCCGGAAGCCGAACGCTTGATCCGGCGTTTCGTTCTCGGTAGAGTGAGCGCACGGGCACGGGCATGGGCACGGGCACGGGCACGGCGATGACCGGACCACGAGGGGGCGGCGCGACATGACGTGGAAGGATTGGCAGGCATTCGGGAGCTTCCTGGGTCAGGACTCAACGCTCCTGGGCATCGGGATCTTTCTGACGCTGATCGTCGTGGTCGGGTGGCTGATGGCCAGCCGGGCCGAAGCGACGCCCAACGCCGACCAGCTTGCCGAGCTGCATCACTTCGTCAGGGAGCACTTTGCGCTGCACGTCGCGCGCGGGCTGGCAGCCAACGGCGAGACGAACGGGGCGATCTCGAAGGACCGCGCCTGGCGCAAGGTGTTTCAGCAGCACCTGGGGCTGCACAACGAGCTGTACGCCATCAGGCGTGACCTGGCCATGAAGGTCTACGACGAGGACATCGACGCGGCGGTGAGCCGGCAACTGGCGGCCCTCCGCGAGGCACGTCCTCAGCCCTCCTCCGTAGCGGTGAGCTAGGCGGCGCGGCGAGACTGACGCCCGGCCTCAGCGCTCGCCGGGCGACTCGGGAGCCGGCATCGTTCCGGCCGCGAACCGCGGCTCGAAGGCGGCGACGCGCTTCTCCGGGTAGGTGAAGGTCGGATTGCGGCGGGCAACCGCCATCGCGGTGATCCCCAGCTCGCGGAAGATCGGCTCGCCAAGCCCCAGCAGGCCACGCCCGCGCGCCCCCACGAACACCACGTCATCCACGGTGAAGCCGGCCCGCTCGACCGTGAACGCCAGGGTTCGCGGCGTAAAGGCGTTGATGTGCTCGCTGGCCAGATAGCCGTTGTGGCCGATGACCCGTTTGAGCAACCGGTCCACCAGCGGCAGCGGCGGCATGGTCGGGACGTGCACGAACAGCAGACCGTTCGGCTCCAACAGCGCGTGCAACCGGAGCAGGAACAGGTGCGGAGCGACGAGATGCTCCAGCAGGTTCGAGCAGTAGATCGCCTCGAAGCGCCGCCCGAGGTCCGGCAGGCCATCCTCGACGTTCGTCATCGTCACGTCGAAGCCCAGGGCGCGGCAGA
Protein-coding sequences here:
- the rpsP gene encoding 30S ribosomal protein S16, whose amino-acid sequence is MLKIRLRRTGARKKPSYRIVVAESTAPRDGKYVEIIGMYDPLTEPATVKIDGDRAKHWISVGAQPTERVVKLMAREGLVEAPVYAAKATADAGDAADGDDKAAEADAE
- a CDS encoding KH domain-containing protein produces the protein MRELVEYLTKSLVSDPDAVQVEEVDAGRMTVYEVTVAEDDVGKIIGRQGKVIRSIRSVVKAAATRAGTRVDVDVV
- the rimM gene encoding 16S rRNA processing protein RimM: MAADSDQLTPADAPPASETGIAAAEPAPGLPPSSADEVFLIVARVVRAHGTQGELACEIITEFPQRFRRTPRVYLSAPRGPGRMEPLAEVAPKPYDVTQARLAQHRGFPEVILKLEGLTDRDEADALRGWLVQVPESESWRLPRGRFYWHQIIGLRVVTAEGEPIGTVAEILETGANDVYVVKGATGGERLIPAVKQHVLEIAPERGEMVVSLIPGM
- the recO gene encoding DNA repair protein RecO, which codes for MPRPRTYRVEAIVLRRVDFGEADRVLVLLTRERGKLPVVAKGIRRLSSRSAGHLELFTDVELQLAKGANLDVVTQAETRNAFRRVREDLTRTSTAYLIAETADALTEEAVEQPELFDLLVATFHALETTDDPRLLAAHYQLRLLDVTGFRPVLMTCVGCDQELQPGQNAFSAMVGGALCPRCGPSEPSSRPIHSDVLKVLRNLQRAGLPGSVHFRVPEQTIREVERTLRDLLERHTERRLRTPDLLARLRADAPAALPSAAPPEPAEVAAGSTPE
- a CDS encoding GNAT family N-acetyltransferase, translated to MAFTIEIDPMPRSADLRLLEEGLTGHAFASAGIAPFEPLAIFLYDEAGRVVGGLSGRFWDGVLDISTLWVHEDFRGEGYGRQLIEAAEAEGIRRNCEVAHLRTFDYQAPGFYKRVGYQEYHVEQGWPRGHSRHYFRKRLIP
- a CDS encoding DUF2723 domain-containing protein, translated to MIGASQPGPQRTDVRTARDATAGVALRGWAALTNWLAQRAAPYVPGQLRQRCHWPMFALFLLSLLVRLPFVSNALVNWDAVQFALATRSFDIARHQPHPPGYILYIGWGRMLTWLTGDANMAFVLTSVFASSLAVAMLYVLGRDLFGARTALVAAVLFAISPLVWYYSIVALTYAVETFFLLLVVWLCWRALVRPAVRPVVLAALILGLAGGVRQSTLVLLLPLWLYVGWRAGRPALVRGIATLALTCLAWFVPLIWLAGGPLEYLKDGLSLLGFVGSKTSVISGGLGAVANNLGQVAGGLLVGLNLGILLPLLAVWRRGALRPRLTLLHWTMLCLWAGPALATFVLGHIGQVGYLLLILPAACLLLALYVEAAGHGLARRLRLSPTGATAVIVGVLTVGNVVTVALAPQTAHAVLGDPVAASMVDVRDNDRFWEEVPAFLDRFTPQEAIVLAEASPWGSFRHAGYYLTGYRVYGLGNDRFGHFGWLYESYGGLTDYSLEGRARRIMPRPTAARYAIVLDPKIVRTIVQEAPTVEVLATGYRSIWVVDLAGVDSLTFQHGRTFLHGAVLPSREEIPFTLRDLRVDDIR
- a CDS encoding decaprenyl-phosphate phosphoribosyltransferase, whose amino-acid sequence is MSDEAGSAGSPAPHVPPSPGRRGLALVRALRPKQWAKNLLVFAGLVFTYNLLNPGMLSRVALAFVVFCALSSAGYIWNDLRDVAADRLHPHKRHRPIASGQVPPALAVALGLVLGVAGLGLAVALGTSFALVASLYMLLTVTYSIWLKHLVLIDVFGISAGFVLRAVAGAVVIGVPVSPWLYFCTVLASLFLALGKRRNELELLASGAAGHRKNLEQYSLELVDQLILIVASVTIMAYSLYTFSAENLPRDHSMMLTIPVVVYGIFRYLYLVRVKRQGGAPEDLLLTDPGIFGTAVCWVGLSVIILYVLPH
- a CDS encoding DoxX family protein, which encodes MSVDLGLLVLRVAVGLILFGHGAQKLFGWFGGPGLAAATAMFGGHLRLRPAPFWVLVGSLSEVVGGLLLVAGLFGPAGAVAVVAAMLVAITVHWPAFWAQQGGIEYPLVLLVVALTLAIVGPGAYSLDSVLGLQLQTPLIVLGGLAVAVVGVGLALGTRAPATPSAQEAVARS
- a CDS encoding helix-turn-helix transcriptional regulator, yielding MTATAHDSSLCPIYHHAIELIGRRWTGAILQVMRGGVARFSDIAGAIPGLSDRMLSERLKELEAEGLIARSVYAETPVRVEYRLTPAGEALGTVLDSVLAWAHEWLRPPAHADGSPTEAVADPARLRGR